The Oculatellaceae cyanobacterium DNA window AAGACTTGGTAACGTAACCTGCTGCATCTCCTACCAAAGCGACTCTACCAACAACACGGCGGGGTCTGGGATGTTCAGGGATGGGATGAGCTTCGACTTTAATAATCTCGCCACCTGCAAGTTTTTTGGCAGCACGGGCGCGGATACCTGCTTGCAGATTTTTGATATCAGCTTTGTTTACCTTCATAGTACCAGTGCCAACGGCAACGTGGTCGTATTTAGGGAAAACCCAGGCGTAGAAGTCAGTGGAGACATCGTTGCCCACGTACATTTCTGCCAAATCGTGGTAGTAAGCCATTTTATTTTCTGGCAGACGAATCCGCTCTTGGAAAGCGATCGCATAATTGTAATCACCAGCGTCAATAGCCTTAGCTACACGAGAATTTGCACCATCTGCCCCGATAATTAAATCAACTTTCAGGGTTTTAGCTGTTCCTTCCAAGCTGCCATTTGAGTGATCGGCATAGTGGAGGGTATAAGCATCAGTATTGTTGCTGGGAATATCTATTTTATGAACAGTGCCATTGATCAGCTTGGCACCTAACTTAGCCGCGCGATCGCGTAGGAAGCCATCCAGCACTTCCCGACGGCACATCCCAATATATTCGTCTTTTTTTTCTATATTTATATCAACTTCAACATTAGATGGCGAGATCATCTTCATTTTTCTCACCTGCCGATCAATAATTTGCGGCGGCAAGTCAAACTCGCTGACCATACACAGTGGAATTGCACCGCCGCAGGGCTTGGCATTGTCTAGCTTGCGCTCAAACAAGTAAGTTTCAATTCCAGCTTTGGCAAGCGTCTCAGCAGCAGAGGAACCAGCCGGACCTGACCCAACAACAGCAACCCTTAGTACCAAAGTTCTTCTCCCAATCACTTACGGTTACAAGGTGTGATGTTAGCACGGACTTTTGCCCTCGTTGCTATAAGACTTTATACTTTTGGCATAAATGAAACACACCTTAACAAATCACTTCATTATTGGGTTAGCCTTCTGAAATTATTTAAACTATCGCAAGAAATACAAGAAACTCCATCAATTTGCCGAACCGTGATATAAACTACAGTAAATATATCGACTAACCGAAGTTGCAAAGTTATGAGAGTAACTTACCAAAAAGTGTCGCTAGGGTACCAACACTGTAACGCGCTTGTCAGTGTGTGGAGGAATTGATACCAGTAAATAATTCCTACCTGTCCTGTGAACTAAGTAGGGAAATTGAGTACTTCCAACCTAGTTTATTTGATGTGGTGCAGGGCTACTAAAAGCCTACTCTATAGTCGTTACTCCGGCTTGATGTAGGTAGTTTACCATAGCTGAATTCAAACAGGTGTTTGGTCTATTAGTCTTAATTAAGTGGCAAGTCCAGAGGTAAATATAAGTGGGCATTATTGTTGAAAACGTATCTAAGCAGTTTGGTAGTTTTAAAGCTGTTAACGAAGTTAATATCCAAATTGAATCGGGTTCGTTGGTAGCTTTGCTGGGGCCTTCAGGTTCTGGAAAGTCTACCCTGTTGCGATTAATTGCAGGTTTAGAGATGCCAGATACAGGGAAAATCTGGCTGACTGGTGAAGATGCAACCTATCAGAGTGTCCAAGAACGCAATATTGGATTTGTGTTTCAGCACTATGCTTTGTTTAAGCACCTGAGTGTACGCCAGAATATTGCCTTTGGCTTGGATATTCGCAAGGCATCAAAAGCTAAAATTAAGCGGCGGGTAGAAGAACTGCTAGAGTTAGTACAGTTGAGCGGACTAGGCGATCGCTATCCTTCTCAACTATCTGGAGGTCAAAGACAACGCGTCGCACTAGCAAGATCCCTAGCAGTTGAACCTCAAGTTTTGCTACTTGATGAACCTTTTGGCGCACTAGATGCGAAAGTTCGTAAAGATTTACGTGCCTGGTTAAGAAGACTTCACGATGAAGTTCATGTAACAACGGTATTTGTTACTCACGATCAAGAAGAGGCAATGGAAGTCTCAGATAAAATTGTGGTGATGAATAAAGGCAAGGTGGAACAAATTGGTACACCAGCAGAAATATATGACCATCCAGCCTCAGCCTTTGTGATGAGCTTTATTGGGCCTGTGAACGTTTTGCCCAGTACATCCCATATTTTCCAAGGCAATGGGTTTGAGTCGGCACATCCTGAGATGTATCTGCGCCCCCATGATGTTTTAATTCAAACCCAACAAAATGGCGCAACTGTACCTGCCGTAGTTAGCCGTTTAATTCATTTAGGCTGGGAAATTCAAGCAGAATTAACCTTAGATGATGGTCAGGTGCTAATGGTGCATTTAACTCGAGAACGTTTTGATGAGTTGAAAATAGAACCACAACAGCGGGTATTTGTTAAACCAAAAGATGCTAAATCTTTTCCACTATACTATTCAATTTAGCACGCATACCCTAACTGCGATCGCTTCAGAGGTTAGGGTAATTAGCAATCAACAATTAACAATTAACGACTACAATTTTAAATTTAATTATGCACATCTTGTTAAGACAAATCAGTTGTTTATAAAATCTGCACCTATAATCAATTTTTGGTTAGGGTAATTTGGCGGACATGATCTAAGTTTTGTTTGTAGATACCCACAGGAACATCCTTGTGTATATCTCCCACTTTGTGCTTAATTGAAGAAGCTATTAACAGGTTGCCTAAATTTATGAAACGATGGCGTTGGCTAAACGTGCTTACAGTAAATTCGCTCACTAAATTCATTGGTTTATTCTCTCTGTGTTTGTTGCTAGTAGTCAGTTGTGGTAGGCAGCCAAATACCTCTACACAAACTAATACTACAGGTGGTGGTGGAAGCGATCGCATCACCATTGGCACGACAGCCAAGCCACGTACAATGGATCCTGCTGATGCTTACGAATTAGCTGCACTCAATGTGATATACAACATGAGTGATAGCCTCTATACTTATGAAACCGGAACCACTAACCTTAAACCGCAACTAGCTACAGCATTGCCTAAAGTCAGTGCCGACGGTTTAACATACACGATTCCATTGCAAAAAAATGTAGTTTTTCACGATGGAACTCCCTTCAATGCTAAAGCAATGGAGTTTTCTCTCAAACGCTTTATTGAAAACAAGGGTAAGCCGTCATTTCTCCTAGCTGACACAGTTGAATCTGTTAAAGCTACTAAAGAAGATGAATTAACCATCAAACTTAAAAAGCCGTTTGCAGCATTTCCTTCTTTACTAGCATTTTCTGGCGCGGTTGCTGTTTCACCCAAAGCTTATCAAATTGGCTCTGGAAAATTTCAACCAAACCAATTTATCGGTACAGGCCCTTACAAATTAGTACAATTTGGCAGTGACTCAATCCAGTTAGATTTATTTGATAAATACTGGGGAGAAAAACCAGTTAACAAGGGAATTAATATTCAGGTATTTACTAGCCCAGCGAATTTGTATAATGCCTTTCGTACTGGTGCAGTTGATGTCACCCACCTCACCCTTGATCCCGACCAAATTAAAAGCTTAAAACAAGGTGCATCTAGCGGCGGTTGGCAAGCTATTGAAGCTCAAGGAACAGCAGTTAGCTATTTGGGTCTGAACTTACGGCAAAAGCCTTTAGATAAGCCAGAAGTCAGACAAGCGATCGCTGCTATGATTGACAGAGCATTGCTAAATGAACGAGTACTTCAGGGTCAGGCAGAACCTCTTTATAGCTTAGTACCAACTAGCTTTGATGTTTACAAACCTGTCTTCAAAGACGAGTATGGCGACGGCAATGTTGACAAAGCCAAACAGTTATTACAACAAGCTGGTTTCTCTCAATCTAATCCAGTCAAGCTAGAAATGTGGTATCCCTCTGCTTCGACTACTAGAGGTTTAGTTGCCAACACTCTTAAAGCATACGCAGATCAAAAATTGGAGGGTATTCTGCAATTTGACGTTAAAACTGTAGAATCAGCAAGTTTCTTTAAAAATGTTGGTAAGGGTATCTATCCCACTTTCTTGCTAGATTGGTATCCAGACTTTTTAGACGCAGACAACTACGTGCAACCTTTTACAGAATGCCCGAATGGTTCAGCTTCTAAAGGTTGCGAAGAAGGTGGCAGTCAAACCCAAGGATCGTTTTACTATAATCCGCAGGTTAATAAACTGATCGATCAAGAGCGTAAAGAGTTAAAACCAGAAGCCCGCAAAGCTATCTTTGGTGAATTGCAAGAAATACTTGCTAAAGATGTTCCTTACATTCCTCTTTGGCAAAATAAAGACAATATCTTTGCCAAAAAAGGTATTTCAGGCGCAGCTATAAACCCTACCCAAACTCTACCGTTTTGGACAATTAAGAGAAGTTAAGACTAATAACTTAGAGCCTATCTAATCAAGTTAGCATACTGTACCGAAAGTTTCTGCCTATTCACCCAATTTGGGGTGATATACAGAAACTTTCAACCTAATAAATAGTTTTGTCGCGGCTGCAAGGCAACAATCCAAAAGTAAATATGCAATACGTTCTTATCATTCACGAAGTCGAAGATTATGCAGTATGGAAAAAAGTCTTTGAGAATGCAGCGCAAATCCGAAAGGAAGCCGGAGAAATTAGTTATCAACTGCTCAAACTTGAAACCGATGCCAACAACATCGTGCATTTCTCGCGCTGGAGTTCTCTGCAAAACGCCAAAAATTTCTTCGAGTCCGAGCGATTGGTAGAAATACGCAAACAAGCTGGTGTCAAAGCGCCTACATTTATCTATTTGGACGAAATAGAAAACGGCATTCTATAACCTCTCAGATTCCTTTTGAAATTTACCAGTTTAAAAAATAAACAGCAGGCTGATATACCAATTAACAATTAACAATTAACCTCTCCTTTGGCGCTGTTGCCTGATCATAGATAACTTCTTTACTCAATCCTCAGTACTCAGTCCTAAAAAAAATGTCTCGTTCCAAAGCACTGCAATATTACATCATCACTCGTCTGCTCTTGGCTCCTCTGATGTTATGGACAATCACCAGTTTGGTGTTTTTACTGCTCAGAGCAACCCCTGGAGACCCTGCTGATGCCATCTTAGGGGGACGCGCACCAGAAAGCGCCAAAAATGACTTACGCCAACAATTGGGGCTAGACTTGCCTTTACCAATTCAATACTTAAATTATTTAGGAGACTTACTGCGTCTAAATTTAGGTAGTTCTCTCACCAGTCGTGGGCAATCGGTATGGGAGATTATTCAGCAATACTTCCCAGCAACGGTTGAGTTAGCAGTTTATAGTTTAGCGATCGCATTTATTGTTGGTGTAGTAATCGGAAGTATTTCTGCGTCAAAACCTGGCACTTTTATAGATGCCGCCGGACGTTTGTTTAGCATTATCACCTACTCGTTACCTTTATTCTGGGTAGGAATGCTTGTGCAATTAATCTTCTCTGTGCAACTCGGCTGGTTTCCCTTGGGAACTCGTTTTCCCTTGACTTTACCTCCTCCTCAAGGAATCACTGGACTTTACACGATTGATAGCTTGCTTAGTGGTAATATTGAGCAATTTTTCATTGCTTTACATCATCTCACTCTACCCTGTTTCACTCTGGGCATTCTCTTGAGTGGCGTTTTTGAGCGAATAGTGCGGGTGAATTTGAAGCAAACGCTCAAAGCAGATTATGTAGAAGCTGCTAGAGCAAGAGGAATTCCTGACAGAAAAATTCTCCTTGCTCATGCTCTTAAAAACGCCTTGATCCCAGTAATTACCCTTTTAGGGCTACTGCTTGCTTCTTTACTAGGAGGTGCAGTTTTAACAGAAGTTACTTTCTCTTGGCCAGGGTTAGGTAATCGACTATATGATGCAATTTCTTTACGCGATTATCCTACAGTCCAAGGAATTATTGTGTTTTTTGCTGGGATTGTAGTAGTTGCAAGCATTGCGATTGATATTATCAATGCTTATATTGACCCACGTATTCGGTATTAATCCACACATCGGGTAATTGGGTATAATTGCTGTTTTAATTGCCCAAGCTGCTGAGTTATTTGCCCTAATTGCGTAATAGTTGTTTTACGGTTTCCAGCATTTCTGCTGGATGAAAAGGTTTAGTAATGTAAGCATCTGCCCCTTGCTTCATTCCCCAGTAACGATCAAAATCTTCGTTTTTAGTAGAACACATGATTACAGGGACATTTTGTAATTTAGGGTTGCCTTTAATCCAACGGCAAAGTTCATAGCCATTCATCCGAGGCATGATCAGGTCTGTAATTACTAAATCGGGAATCTTATTTTCAAGTTGTTCTTTTCCTTCTAGCCCATCATGAGCGAGAATTACAGTCATCCCGCTCTTTTTAAGGAGTTCCGCTACCATTTCGCGGAGCATACCGCTATCATCTACAACCAAAACTGTACTCATAAATACCTACCTATAGCTAAAGTTATTGCAGGCGATCGCTTACACCAATGCAGTAGTGTATGCGTTTTACTTATGCGATCGCTACTATAAAGGAACGATGCACCTAC harbors:
- the chlP gene encoding geranylgeranyl reductase, whose product is MVLRVAVVGSGPAGSSAAETLAKAGIETYLFERKLDNAKPCGGAIPLCMVSEFDLPPQIIDRQVRKMKMISPSNVEVDINIEKKDEYIGMCRREVLDGFLRDRAAKLGAKLINGTVHKIDIPSNNTDAYTLHYADHSNGSLEGTAKTLKVDLIIGADGANSRVAKAIDAGDYNYAIAFQERIRLPENKMAYYHDLAEMYVGNDVSTDFYAWVFPKYDHVAVGTGTMKVNKADIKNLQAGIRARAAKKLAGGEIIKVEAHPIPEHPRPRRVVGRVALVGDAAGYVTKSSGEGIYFAAKSGRMCAETIVEVSQSGQKIPTENDLKLYLKRWDKKYGLTYKVLDILQNVFYRSDATREAFVEMCADRDVQRLTFDSYLYKTVVPANPLVQMKITAKTIGSLLRGNALAP
- a CDS encoding sulfate/molybdate ABC transporter ATP-binding protein translates to MGIIVENVSKQFGSFKAVNEVNIQIESGSLVALLGPSGSGKSTLLRLIAGLEMPDTGKIWLTGEDATYQSVQERNIGFVFQHYALFKHLSVRQNIAFGLDIRKASKAKIKRRVEELLELVQLSGLGDRYPSQLSGGQRQRVALARSLAVEPQVLLLDEPFGALDAKVRKDLRAWLRRLHDEVHVTTVFVTHDQEEAMEVSDKIVVMNKGKVEQIGTPAEIYDHPASAFVMSFIGPVNVLPSTSHIFQGNGFESAHPEMYLRPHDVLIQTQQNGATVPAVVSRLIHLGWEIQAELTLDDGQVLMVHLTRERFDELKIEPQQRVFVKPKDAKSFPLYYSI
- a CDS encoding ABC transporter substrate-binding protein, with protein sequence MKRWRWLNVLTVNSLTKFIGLFSLCLLLVVSCGRQPNTSTQTNTTGGGGSDRITIGTTAKPRTMDPADAYELAALNVIYNMSDSLYTYETGTTNLKPQLATALPKVSADGLTYTIPLQKNVVFHDGTPFNAKAMEFSLKRFIENKGKPSFLLADTVESVKATKEDELTIKLKKPFAAFPSLLAFSGAVAVSPKAYQIGSGKFQPNQFIGTGPYKLVQFGSDSIQLDLFDKYWGEKPVNKGINIQVFTSPANLYNAFRTGAVDVTHLTLDPDQIKSLKQGASSGGWQAIEAQGTAVSYLGLNLRQKPLDKPEVRQAIAAMIDRALLNERVLQGQAEPLYSLVPTSFDVYKPVFKDEYGDGNVDKAKQLLQQAGFSQSNPVKLEMWYPSASTTRGLVANTLKAYADQKLEGILQFDVKTVESASFFKNVGKGIYPTFLLDWYPDFLDADNYVQPFTECPNGSASKGCEEGGSQTQGSFYYNPQVNKLIDQERKELKPEARKAIFGELQEILAKDVPYIPLWQNKDNIFAKKGISGAAINPTQTLPFWTIKRS
- a CDS encoding antibiotic biosynthesis monooxygenase, producing the protein MQYVLIIHEVEDYAVWKKVFENAAQIRKEAGEISYQLLKLETDANNIVHFSRWSSLQNAKNFFESERLVEIRKQAGVKAPTFIYLDEIENGIL
- a CDS encoding ABC transporter permease is translated as MSRSKALQYYIITRLLLAPLMLWTITSLVFLLLRATPGDPADAILGGRAPESAKNDLRQQLGLDLPLPIQYLNYLGDLLRLNLGSSLTSRGQSVWEIIQQYFPATVELAVYSLAIAFIVGVVIGSISASKPGTFIDAAGRLFSIITYSLPLFWVGMLVQLIFSVQLGWFPLGTRFPLTLPPPQGITGLYTIDSLLSGNIEQFFIALHHLTLPCFTLGILLSGVFERIVRVNLKQTLKADYVEAARARGIPDRKILLAHALKNALIPVITLLGLLLASLLGGAVLTEVTFSWPGLGNRLYDAISLRDYPTVQGIIVFFAGIVVVASIAIDIINAYIDPRIRY
- a CDS encoding response regulator — encoded protein: MSTVLVVDDSGMLREMVAELLKKSGMTVILAHDGLEGKEQLENKIPDLVITDLIMPRMNGYELCRWIKGNPKLQNVPVIMCSTKNEDFDRYWGMKQGADAYITKPFHPAEMLETVKQLLRN